A portion of the Mesobacillus jeotgali genome contains these proteins:
- the ilvB gene encoding acetolactate synthase large subunit translates to MEAKEPMVTVGTKELNMNGADLFIQALKSEGVELLFGYPGGAVLGIYDALYRSPIKHILARHEQGAIHAAEGYARVSGKPGVVIATSGPGATNVVTGIADAMMDSLPLVIFTGQVASQVIGTDAFQEADVVGMTAPITKQTYQVRRLEDLPRIVKEAFHLARTGRPGPVLVDIPKDLTALQTSFLPEAEIKLPGYRPTLKPDPLQVDSLLEALHHSRKPVILAGAGVLHARASEELTAFAEQYRLPVVHTLLGLGGFPAHNPLFLGMAGMHGCYTANMALYECDLLINIGARFDDRLTGNLTTFASNARVAHADIDPAEIGKNVETHFPIVGDAKAVLQMLLSQTVERPDSRLWLDRLEENKQEYPYWFSDSEEYLPPQHLIELVHKHTNGEAIVTTDVGQHQMWAAQFYPFAQPNSWVTSGGLGTMGFGFPAAIGAQLAEPDATVISLVGDGGFQMTLQELILLKEWNLPVKVLIINNGSLGMVRQWQETFYDKRFSHSIFSLQPDFIKLAESYGIKAYRVSSKDEAERIFSEVLTDSEPVLIDCRVNPDEKVYPMVAPGKGLHEMIGVKP, encoded by the coding sequence ATGGAAGCAAAAGAGCCAATGGTCACCGTTGGAACAAAAGAATTGAACATGAATGGGGCAGATCTCTTCATCCAGGCACTGAAAAGTGAGGGCGTAGAGCTATTATTCGGCTATCCTGGCGGAGCTGTTTTGGGAATTTATGATGCTTTGTACAGGTCACCGATTAAGCATATTCTTGCGCGTCATGAACAAGGGGCGATACATGCGGCTGAAGGCTATGCGCGTGTTTCGGGGAAGCCCGGGGTCGTGATCGCTACCTCTGGACCCGGCGCAACCAATGTGGTGACAGGAATCGCCGATGCAATGATGGATTCGCTGCCGCTTGTCATTTTTACAGGGCAGGTTGCCTCACAGGTTATCGGGACAGATGCCTTTCAAGAAGCAGATGTAGTCGGGATGACTGCCCCAATCACAAAGCAGACTTACCAGGTGAGAAGGTTAGAGGATTTGCCCAGAATTGTGAAGGAAGCCTTCCATCTGGCGAGAACTGGACGGCCGGGCCCTGTTCTGGTCGATATACCGAAGGATCTTACAGCACTTCAGACTTCTTTTTTGCCAGAGGCTGAGATAAAACTTCCGGGATATCGGCCGACGTTAAAGCCTGATCCGTTACAGGTAGACAGCCTGCTTGAGGCACTTCATCACTCCCGAAAGCCTGTCATATTAGCCGGAGCAGGAGTTTTACATGCGAGGGCTTCGGAAGAATTGACTGCTTTTGCCGAACAGTATCGATTGCCTGTCGTCCACACTTTATTAGGACTAGGTGGATTTCCGGCACACAACCCGCTGTTTTTGGGAATGGCGGGGATGCACGGCTGCTATACCGCGAACATGGCCCTTTATGAGTGTGATCTTTTAATCAATATCGGAGCCCGATTTGATGATCGTCTGACAGGAAACCTGACTACCTTTGCATCAAATGCCAGGGTTGCTCATGCAGACATTGACCCAGCGGAAATAGGCAAAAATGTAGAAACTCATTTTCCGATAGTTGGAGATGCGAAAGCAGTTTTACAGATGCTGTTAAGTCAAACTGTTGAGAGGCCAGATTCACGGCTTTGGCTGGACCGCTTAGAGGAAAACAAACAAGAGTACCCGTACTGGTTCTCTGATAGTGAAGAATACCTTCCTCCACAGCATTTAATAGAATTAGTGCACAAGCATACGAATGGTGAAGCGATTGTCACGACGGATGTCGGCCAGCACCAGATGTGGGCTGCCCAATTTTACCCCTTCGCGCAGCCAAACTCCTGGGTCACATCGGGGGGACTGGGAACAATGGGATTTGGTTTCCCGGCGGCGATTGGTGCGCAGCTGGCAGAACCAGATGCGACAGTCATTTCACTCGTCGGGGACGGCGGCTTTCAAATGACGCTCCAGGAACTGATTTTATTAAAAGAATGGAATCTGCCAGTAAAAGTGCTGATCATCAATAATGGTTCACTCGGAATGGTCCGCCAGTGGCAGGAAACCTTTTATGATAAACGGTTTTCGCATTCGATCTTTTCCCTTCAGCCGGACTTCATCAAGCTGGCGGAGTCTTATGGGATAAAAGCTTATAGGGTGAGCAGTAAAGACGAAGCAGAGAGGATTTTCAGTGAAGTCCTAACAGACAGCGAGCCAGTTCTGATAGATTGCAGAGTGAATCCTGATGAAAAGGTCTATCCAATGGTCGCCCCGGGGAAAGGGCTGCATGAAATGATTGGGGTGAAACCATGA
- the ilvN gene encoding acetolactate synthase small subunit produces the protein MNKRMVTALVHNENGIFTRLMGMFHKHQYRIESLAVTVAYPELRDVSKMSVILEVEDDHKFLQLVKQVDKQVDVLFVTDVTDELVLERELAMMKKFLV, from the coding sequence ATGAATAAACGGATGGTCACAGCCTTAGTCCATAATGAAAATGGAATTTTCACCCGGCTTATGGGCATGTTCCACAAGCATCAATACAGAATTGAGAGCCTTGCCGTTACGGTCGCATACCCGGAGCTGAGGGATGTTTCCAAAATGTCCGTCATTCTCGAGGTCGAGGATGACCATAAGTTTTTGCAGCTGGTGAAGCAGGTGGATAAACAGGTGGATGTCCTGTTTGTCACGGATGTAACAGACGAACTTGTCCTTGAGAGGGAACTCGCAATGATGAAGAAGTTTCTTGTCTGA